From Nicotiana tabacum cultivar K326 chromosome 15, ASM71507v2, whole genome shotgun sequence, the proteins below share one genomic window:
- the LOC107825216 gene encoding uncharacterized protein LOC107825216, translated as MSSVSKELITGIVYAKNARAVWEDLRERFDKMNISRVYQMHKAIATITQGADSVLVYFSKLRNIWNEFDNMKVLQFFMGLNKTYEQARSQILMISPTPRINKAYSMLVERESQRSVANIMTAGDVSDSAALLAGFKGKKKMNNAYNACAENNQPNVTARNT; from the exons ATGAGCTCAGTGTCAAAGGAATTGATAACAGGGATTGTGTATGCGAAGAATGCTAGAGCTGTTTGGGAAGATTTGAGGGAACGATTTGATAAGATGAACATTTCACGAGTGTATCAGATGCATAAAGCAATAGCTACAATTACTCAAGGAGCTGATAGTGTGTTAGTGTATTTCTCCAAACTTCGTAATATCTGGAATGAGTTTGACAACATG aaggtcttacagttttttatGGGCTTGAATAAAACCTACGAACAAGCTAGAAGCCAAATCTTGATGATTAGCCCTACACCAAGAATTAATAAGGCATATTCAATGTTGGTTGAGAGGGAAAGCCAAAGATCAGTGGCCAACATCATGACAGCAGGGGATGTAAGTGATTCTGCAGCTCTTTTGGCTG GTTTCaaagggaagaagaaaatgaacaaTGCATATAATGCTTGTGCTGAAAACAATCAGCCCAATGTAACTGCTCGAAATACATGA